A window of Oceanotoga teriensis contains these coding sequences:
- the flgG gene encoding flagellar basal-body rod protein FlgG — MLVSLYSAATGMNAEQRKLDIISNNLSNVETTGFKRQRAEFQDLLYQAVREAGTPTAQDSSLPTGLYVGHGTTLSATNRIFSIGNPEETGGSTDIAIMGDGFLQVQLQDGRIAYTRDGSLKRDGEGRLTTSNGLLVVPNIVIPANSQEISISPDGIVSVKFADDTIQNLGNMTLVRFVNPAGLKPIGNNLYTQTPASGDPVEGIPNQDGFGPLQQGYLEKSNVDVVKEMVNMIVAQRAYDINSKTITTSDEMLRTVSNLKR; from the coding sequence ATGCTAGTATCTTTATACAGTGCTGCAACCGGAATGAATGCAGAACAAAGAAAATTAGACATAATTTCAAATAACTTATCAAATGTTGAAACAACTGGCTTTAAAAGACAAAGAGCTGAATTTCAAGACTTATTGTATCAAGCTGTAAGAGAAGCAGGAACTCCTACAGCTCAAGATTCTTCATTACCAACCGGTCTATATGTTGGTCATGGAACAACTTTATCTGCAACAAATAGAATATTTTCTATTGGAAATCCTGAAGAAACAGGTGGATCTACAGATATAGCTATAATGGGGGATGGATTTTTACAAGTTCAACTTCAAGATGGAAGAATAGCTTATACAAGAGATGGTTCTTTAAAAAGAGATGGTGAAGGAAGATTAACAACATCTAATGGCCTTTTAGTAGTTCCAAATATAGTTATACCTGCAAATTCTCAAGAAATTTCTATTTCTCCTGATGGTATAGTAAGTGTTAAATTTGCAGATGATACAATACAAAATCTTGGTAATATGACACTTGTAAGATTTGTTAATCCAGCTGGATTAAAACCTATTGGAAATAATCTATATACACAAACTCCAGCATCTGGTGATCCAGTTGAAGGAATTCCTAATCAAGACGGATTTGGACCATTACAACAAGGTTATCTTGAAAAATCAAATGTAGATGTTGTAAAAGAAATGGTTAACATGATAGTAGCTCAAAGAGCTTATGACATAAATTCAAAAACAATAACAACCTCAGATGAGATGTTAAGAACTGTATCAAATCTTAAAAGATAA
- a CDS encoding flagellar hook-basal body protein, with amino-acid sequence MRGIYNSAMGMLNSFAEVNKISNNLANANTTGYKKDINTFKSILEKEIHAYSKENKKGELIGNVYSGVVLDKVYPIITQGVLEETSNNLDFAIEGNGFFKVLSGDNYFYTRNGEFKVNNDGFLVNNSGDYILDEFNQPIIIQDSFQVDENGNIQENNVAFYNTELENIYKVGNNYFSGDEINLQSSKIKQGFIEKSNVNTLEEMVNLINANRQFDILQRAVTTNDSLNTKLIEISSR; translated from the coding sequence ATGAGGGGAATTTATAATTCAGCAATGGGTATGTTAAACTCTTTTGCCGAAGTAAATAAAATATCCAATAATCTTGCCAATGCTAATACAACTGGTTATAAAAAAGATATAAATACTTTCAAAAGTATTCTTGAAAAAGAAATACATGCTTATTCAAAAGAAAATAAAAAAGGCGAATTAATTGGAAACGTCTATTCAGGAGTTGTTTTAGACAAAGTTTATCCAATAATAACTCAAGGTGTTTTAGAAGAAACATCAAATAATCTTGATTTTGCAATTGAAGGTAATGGTTTTTTCAAAGTACTTTCTGGTGATAATTATTTTTATACCAGAAATGGAGAATTTAAAGTAAACAATGATGGCTTTCTTGTAAATAATTCTGGAGATTATATTTTAGATGAATTCAATCAACCTATAATTATTCAAGATTCATTTCAAGTAGATGAAAATGGAAATATACAAGAAAACAATGTTGCTTTTTATAATACTGAATTAGAAAATATTTACAAAGTTGGAAATAATTATTTTTCAGGCGATGAAATTAACTTACAAAGTTCCAAAATAAAACAAGGGTTTATAGAAAAATCTAATGTTAATACTCTTGAAGAAATGGTAAATTTAATAAATGCAAATAGACAATTTGATATACTTCAAAGAGCAGTAACTACCAATGATTCATTGAATACAAAATTAATAGAAATCTCATCAAGATAA